One stretch of Cryptosporangium aurantiacum DNA includes these proteins:
- a CDS encoding glycosyltransferase: MRVLIVTVGSRGDVAPYTGLAARLRAAGHAVTIATHRPFETLVTGTGCAFHALPGDPQTLLNAAALSVRAVPEIVRYLDRLAAALADAARPGVDVLVAGSATAPLVGRLGARLGVPVLGAYLQPAHPTRAFPPPITAARTFGGLGNRVAAHVVRTVLDGFSAPAARAHLGGSHRPPDAVYYGFSPAVLPPPPDWHPDLRVVGYWWPEPPVDWRPPASLVEFLAAGDPPVYVGLGSLGDGPRARRFAALAVQELRRHGFRVVAQGPAPADEGVLPLGDVPHARLFPHVAAVVHHGGAGTTAAALRAGVPVVPVPIQADQHLWARRSVQLGVAPGALRLRSATANRLVDAVRAAIGDPQYRANTARLAAVLAAEDGAGAVLEGIDRLAR; this comes from the coding sequence GTGCGGGTGCTGATCGTCACGGTCGGGTCGCGAGGTGACGTCGCGCCCTATACAGGGCTGGCCGCCCGGCTGCGGGCGGCCGGCCACGCGGTGACGATCGCCACCCACCGTCCTTTCGAGACGCTGGTCACCGGCACCGGATGCGCGTTCCACGCCCTGCCCGGCGATCCGCAGACGCTCCTGAACGCCGCCGCGCTCTCGGTCCGCGCCGTGCCGGAGATCGTCCGGTACCTCGACCGGCTCGCCGCGGCGCTGGCGGACGCCGCCCGGCCCGGCGTCGACGTGCTGGTGGCCGGCAGCGCCACCGCGCCGCTGGTCGGCCGCCTCGGCGCCCGGCTCGGCGTCCCCGTGCTCGGCGCGTACCTGCAGCCGGCGCACCCGACGCGCGCGTTCCCCCCACCGATCACGGCCGCCCGGACGTTCGGCGGGCTCGGCAACCGTGTCGCCGCGCACGTCGTCCGAACGGTTCTCGACGGGTTCTCGGCTCCGGCCGCCCGCGCCCACCTGGGCGGCTCGCACCGCCCGCCCGACGCGGTGTACTACGGGTTCAGCCCGGCGGTGCTGCCACCGCCTCCGGACTGGCACCCGGACCTCCGCGTCGTCGGCTACTGGTGGCCGGAGCCGCCGGTCGACTGGCGTCCGCCCGCGTCGCTGGTCGAGTTCCTGGCCGCGGGAGACCCACCCGTCTATGTCGGGCTGGGCAGCCTCGGGGACGGTCCGCGCGCACGGCGGTTCGCCGCACTGGCCGTCCAGGAGTTACGCCGCCACGGCTTCCGCGTCGTGGCACAGGGACCCGCGCCGGCCGACGAGGGCGTCCTGCCGCTCGGCGACGTCCCGCATGCGCGCCTGTTCCCGCACGTGGCCGCGGTCGTGCACCACGGCGGGGCCGGAACCACCGCTGCGGCGCTCCGGGCCGGTGTGCCGGTGGTCCCGGTGCCGATCCAGGCCGACCAGCACCTGTGGGCCCGCAGGTCCGTGCAACTGGGGGTCGCGCCCGGGGCGCTCCGCCTGCGCTCAGCAACTGCAAACCGCCTGGTGGACGCCGTCCGTGCGGCCATCGGCGACCCGCAGTACCGGGCCAACACCGCTCGTCTCGCGGCCGTGCTGGCCGCGGAGGACGGGGCCGGCGCCGTCCTGGAAGGGATCGATCGCCTCGCGCGTTGA
- the abc-f gene encoding ribosomal protection-like ABC-F family protein, with the protein MSFVTCSDLSFSWPDGTLVFSGLSFTVGEGRTGLVAPNGAGKSTLLKLIAGEYRPTGGSISAEGRVGYLPQTLPLAGDLSVADVLGIAPVIRALDALEAGDASDAVLATIGDDWDVEERTRAQLDRLGLGGLAFDRRLDTLSGGEVISLGVAARLLEQPDVLLLDEPTNNLDLDARQALYRVLDDWRGCTLVVSHDRALLDRMDRIAELERGQMRFYGGNFTAYEDAVRAEQEVAEKNVRSAEQEVKREKREAQLAKERAARRSSNAARNLKNAGLPKIVAGKFKRDAQESAAKANETHSARLGDAKTRLDEAERALRDEATIVLDLPDTRVPAGRTVFSGEHMQVRLGDRTLFAGDGVDLTVRGPERVALTGPNGVGKSTLLRLIAGDATPVSGVLRHAAGRVAYLSQRLDLLDLDRTVAENFAAFAPARPEAERLTLLARFLFRGARAHLPVGVLSGGERLRATLACVLYAEPAPQLLLLDEPTNNLDLVSVGQLENALEAYEGAFIVVSHDETFLRALGINRWLRLADGTLAEAAPPLPV; encoded by the coding sequence ATGTCTTTTGTCACCTGTTCCGACCTGTCGTTCTCCTGGCCGGACGGCACCCTCGTGTTCAGCGGCCTGTCGTTCACCGTCGGCGAGGGCCGCACCGGCCTGGTCGCGCCGAACGGCGCCGGGAAGAGCACGCTGCTCAAGCTCATCGCGGGCGAGTACCGGCCGACCGGCGGCAGCATCTCGGCGGAGGGCCGGGTCGGTTACCTCCCGCAGACGCTGCCGCTGGCCGGTGACCTGTCGGTGGCCGACGTGCTCGGCATCGCACCGGTCATCCGGGCGCTGGACGCGCTGGAGGCCGGCGACGCCAGCGACGCGGTGCTGGCCACGATCGGCGACGACTGGGACGTCGAGGAGCGCACGCGCGCCCAGCTCGACCGGCTGGGGCTCGGCGGGCTCGCGTTCGACCGGCGCCTGGACACGCTCAGCGGCGGCGAGGTGATCTCGCTCGGCGTCGCGGCCCGGCTGCTGGAGCAGCCGGACGTCCTGCTGCTCGACGAACCCACGAACAACCTCGACCTGGACGCCCGGCAGGCGCTCTACCGGGTTCTCGACGACTGGCGGGGCTGCACGCTGGTGGTCAGCCACGACCGGGCCCTGCTCGACCGGATGGACCGGATCGCCGAGCTCGAGCGTGGGCAGATGCGCTTCTACGGTGGCAACTTCACCGCGTACGAGGACGCCGTCCGGGCCGAGCAGGAGGTCGCGGAGAAGAACGTCCGCAGCGCCGAGCAGGAGGTCAAACGCGAGAAGCGGGAGGCCCAGCTCGCCAAGGAACGGGCGGCACGCCGGTCGAGCAACGCGGCGCGCAACCTGAAGAACGCCGGGTTGCCGAAGATCGTCGCCGGGAAGTTCAAGCGCGACGCGCAGGAGTCGGCGGCGAAGGCGAACGAGACGCACTCCGCCCGGCTCGGCGACGCCAAGACGCGCCTGGACGAGGCCGAGCGGGCCCTGCGGGACGAGGCGACGATCGTGCTCGACCTGCCGGACACCCGGGTTCCCGCCGGGCGAACGGTGTTCAGCGGAGAACACATGCAGGTACGGCTCGGCGACCGCACGCTGTTCGCCGGCGACGGCGTCGACCTGACCGTGCGTGGACCGGAACGGGTCGCGCTGACCGGTCCGAACGGCGTCGGCAAGTCCACGCTGCTGCGGCTGATCGCCGGGGACGCCACACCGGTCAGCGGGGTGCTCCGGCACGCGGCGGGCCGCGTCGCCTACCTGTCCCAGCGTCTCGACCTGCTGGACCTCGACCGGACCGTGGCGGAGAACTTCGCCGCGTTCGCACCGGCGCGACCGGAGGCCGAGCGGTTGACGTTGCTGGCCCGGTTCCTGTTCCGGGGCGCGCGGGCGCACCTGCCGGTGGGCGTGCTCTCCGGCGGTGAGCGGCTCCGGGCCACGCTGGCGTGCGTGCTCTACGCCGAACCGGCGCCGCAGTTGTTGCTCCTGGACGAGCCGACGAACAACCTCGACCTGGTGAGCGTCGGGCAGCTGGAGAACGCCCTGGAAGCGTACGAGGGCGCGTTCATCGTGGTCAGCCACGACGAGACGTTCCTCCGTGCGCTCGGGATCAACCGCTGGTTGCGGCTGGCCGACGGCACGCTCGCCGAAGCGGCGCCGCCACTCCCGGTCTGA
- a CDS encoding enoyl-CoA hydratase-related protein has translation MEESTRGASAPADAGRPLVRTRLDGAVAVVMLDSPANRNALSLPVVTGLIDAMTTAAEDNEVRVVVLVSEGEVFCAGADFTELTEPGDHDPAVCAEALLTLLRTMVELPKPIVTRVHGEAVAAGLALIGASDLVISERSATYGFTETRIGLAPALASLTTLPRIAPRAAARAYLTGVTIDAGIAEEIGLVSQVVDDEMLDAAVDFAVASLLAGSPGALAATKEMLTRPIRAQLIEHGPEMVKSWARLSLSAEANEGIAALLENRLPHWAVPE, from the coding sequence ATGGAGGAATCGACCAGAGGAGCGTCGGCACCCGCCGACGCGGGCCGGCCCCTGGTGCGGACCCGCTTGGACGGCGCGGTCGCCGTCGTCATGCTGGACTCCCCGGCCAACCGCAACGCGCTCTCGCTGCCGGTGGTCACCGGCCTGATCGACGCGATGACCACCGCCGCCGAGGACAACGAGGTCCGGGTCGTCGTGCTCGTATCGGAGGGTGAGGTTTTCTGCGCCGGCGCGGACTTCACCGAGCTGACCGAGCCCGGCGACCACGACCCGGCCGTGTGCGCCGAGGCTCTGCTGACGCTGCTGCGCACGATGGTGGAGCTGCCGAAGCCGATCGTCACCCGGGTGCACGGCGAGGCGGTGGCGGCCGGGCTCGCGCTGATCGGCGCCAGCGACCTGGTGATCTCCGAGCGGAGCGCGACCTACGGCTTCACCGAGACCCGCATCGGCCTGGCGCCCGCGCTCGCCTCGCTGACCACGCTGCCGCGGATCGCGCCCCGGGCGGCGGCGCGGGCGTACCTCACCGGGGTGACGATCGACGCCGGGATCGCCGAGGAGATCGGCCTGGTCAGCCAGGTCGTCGACGACGAGATGCTGGACGCGGCCGTGGACTTCGCGGTCGCGAGCCTGCTGGCCGGGTCGCCGGGGGCGCTGGCGGCCACCAAGGAGATGCTCACCCGGCCGATCCGCGCGCAGCTGATCGAACACGGACCGGAGATGGTGAAGTCGTGGGCGCGGCTCAGCCTGTCCGCCGAGGCCAACGAGGGTATCGCGGCCCTGCTGGAGAACCGCCTCCCGCACTGGGCAGTGCCTGAGTGA
- a CDS encoding 2-dehydropantoate 2-reductase has protein sequence MRNVCIVGAGAVGGVLGARLAASGVRTAALARGATLDALRTHGWRLREGAAGEIVTAPAVVSDDPAELGVQDLVVLSVKATALVDAVRALPPLLGPHTTVLTAMNGVPWWFFAAGAGVPAELRGLRLRAVDPDGSVAAAVPADRVLGGVVHYSASVVEPGFAARNAGRELIIGEPDGSRSDRATEVTALLTAAGFATTLSDRIQADVWYKLWGNMTMNPVSVLTGATSDLILDDPLVHEFCVAVMREAAEVGDRIGCHIDETPADRMVVTRKLGAMTTSMLQDARSGRPIELDALVGAVREIAAAVGVATPHTDALHGLARLNGRTRGLYP, from the coding sequence TTGCGTAACGTCTGCATCGTCGGCGCAGGCGCGGTCGGCGGCGTCCTGGGCGCCCGGCTGGCGGCGTCCGGCGTGCGGACCGCCGCGCTGGCCCGCGGCGCCACTCTGGACGCGCTGCGTACGCACGGCTGGCGCCTCCGCGAGGGCGCGGCCGGCGAGATCGTGACTGCGCCGGCCGTCGTGAGCGACGACCCGGCCGAGCTCGGTGTGCAGGACCTGGTGGTGCTCTCCGTCAAAGCCACTGCCCTTGTGGACGCCGTCCGCGCGCTGCCTCCGCTGCTCGGGCCGCACACCACGGTGCTCACCGCGATGAACGGTGTGCCCTGGTGGTTCTTCGCGGCGGGCGCCGGTGTTCCGGCGGAGCTGCGGGGGCTACGGCTGCGGGCGGTGGATCCGGACGGGTCGGTGGCGGCGGCCGTGCCTGCCGACCGGGTGCTCGGCGGCGTCGTCCACTACAGCGCGTCGGTCGTCGAACCGGGATTCGCGGCTCGCAACGCCGGGCGTGAGCTGATCATCGGCGAGCCGGACGGCAGCCGCTCGGACCGGGCCACCGAGGTGACCGCGCTGCTCACCGCGGCCGGATTCGCCACGACGCTGTCCGACCGGATCCAGGCCGACGTCTGGTACAAGCTCTGGGGCAACATGACGATGAACCCCGTCTCGGTGCTGACCGGAGCGACCAGCGATCTGATCCTCGACGACCCGCTCGTGCACGAGTTCTGCGTCGCGGTGATGCGGGAGGCCGCGGAGGTCGGTGACCGGATCGGCTGTCACATCGACGAGACGCCCGCCGATCGGATGGTCGTCACGCGCAAGCTCGGTGCGATGACCACGTCGATGCTGCAGGACGCCCGGTCGGGGCGCCCGATCGAACTGGACGCGCTGGTCGGCGCCGTCCGCGAGATCGCCGCCGCCGTAGGTGTCGCGACGCCCCACACCGACGCCCTCCATGGCCTCGCCCGCTTGAACGGGCGCACGCGCGGTCTTTATCCCTGA
- a CDS encoding AAA family ATPase has translation MRPVLLDMAGFGSFREPTTVDFAEADYFALVGPTGAGKSTVIDAITFALFGSVPRWDDKRKVALALAPTATRGTVRLLFDVGPERYVVVRELRRAASGSVTVKNVRLERLADPAALGDLEDDTDLVAADKEVTPAVERLLGLTFEHFCTCVVLPQGDFAEFLHARAGDRQKILVKLLGLEVYDQIARAANTEAARERQNAELLAEQLGRYDDATDDALAAAEARVAALVDAEAQVATALPELAAAAQQARTARETVARLSAERERLAAVEVPASLGELDAALRSARGVAAKVGEALADAETADSAARAAVAAAPERGPLEHARRARAELDALVEGRPALVERQAEAAEALSNAEARVVAAEQVVEQARTAQLEAVSAADAAGSAVVRLRAERARLESVTVPAAVGELDSRLRSAREAAARAGSVLAEAEAADSAARAAVAAAPPRGPVESARRARVELDAVAGGRPALVERRTAAAAALDDAERDVRRAQDALEQARSERDAEARTRTAAVLRPHLVAGEPCPVCAQSVATLPPPLDDQHGAADADRRVTEAQRAADAAVAGRSASTDVLRSAEAALATADEAIDRLQTVLADPALHETVRRGPAASRGKRPPTRRSRAAAPAADGDLAEARDGGDRAPAAAAAGNSGDLLGLEEIDRWLTARDALDAAARAADAALMAARAARADADRDAAKVDAEASGVRSALREARDALAPLGAPAGLVEDVAAGWAALAGWAASAAEERRSQLTDAEKSAEAADERQAEAEHALTVAGERLTAARRAHTEAARAEQRAAAELAAADRTAQTLTAQLGDAPDAAALAATLAELDALERAARDADQQLRAARNALTAAQRAEKAAYEEVATTVRGLTAVREPLVSLGAPAIPSDDPVGGWRAFAEWAVAAAATRTEQLAAADEAVHAADRLLAGREHDLAESLDALAVPVPPDRPLAETAAPALATTLAEARAAERRLAERRREAAELAERRKAADEAQHVARQLGQLLRSDAFPRWLVASALDLLVAEASATLNELSGGQFALTHEAGEFVIVDHADADSRRPVKTLSGGETFQASLALALALSAHLSTMAASGAARLDAIFLDEGFGTLDEATLEVVAATLENLAAGGDRMVGLVTHVAALAERVPVRFEVSRDQRTSVVTKVMQ, from the coding sequence ATGCGACCGGTACTCCTGGACATGGCCGGGTTCGGTTCGTTCCGCGAGCCGACCACCGTCGACTTCGCCGAGGCCGACTACTTCGCGCTGGTCGGTCCCACCGGCGCGGGCAAGTCCACGGTCATCGACGCGATCACGTTCGCGCTGTTCGGCAGCGTCCCGCGCTGGGACGACAAGCGGAAGGTCGCGCTGGCGCTGGCGCCGACCGCGACGCGCGGCACGGTCCGGCTGCTGTTCGACGTCGGGCCGGAGCGGTACGTCGTCGTCCGGGAGTTGCGGCGGGCGGCGTCCGGCTCGGTCACCGTGAAGAACGTCCGGCTGGAGCGGCTGGCCGACCCGGCCGCGCTCGGCGACCTGGAGGACGACACCGACCTGGTCGCCGCCGACAAGGAAGTCACCCCGGCCGTCGAGCGTCTCCTCGGCCTGACGTTCGAGCACTTCTGCACGTGTGTCGTGCTGCCGCAGGGCGACTTCGCCGAGTTCCTGCACGCCCGGGCGGGTGACCGGCAGAAGATCCTGGTCAAGCTTCTCGGGCTGGAGGTCTACGACCAGATCGCGAGGGCCGCGAACACCGAGGCCGCCCGCGAGCGGCAGAACGCCGAACTGCTCGCCGAACAGCTCGGCCGGTACGACGACGCCACCGATGACGCACTGGCCGCGGCCGAGGCGCGGGTCGCCGCGCTGGTCGACGCCGAAGCGCAGGTGGCCACCGCACTCCCGGAGCTGGCCGCGGCCGCTCAGCAGGCCCGCACCGCCCGGGAGACCGTGGCCCGCCTGTCCGCCGAACGGGAGCGGCTGGCCGCGGTGGAGGTCCCGGCGAGCCTGGGTGAGCTCGACGCCGCGCTCCGGTCGGCGCGCGGGGTGGCGGCGAAGGTCGGTGAAGCGCTGGCGGACGCGGAGACCGCGGATTCGGCGGCGCGGGCAGCGGTGGCGGCGGCCCCGGAGCGCGGCCCGCTGGAGCACGCGCGGCGCGCCCGGGCGGAGCTGGACGCGCTGGTGGAGGGGCGGCCCGCGCTGGTGGAGCGCCAGGCGGAGGCGGCCGAGGCGCTGAGCAACGCCGAGGCCAGGGTGGTCGCCGCCGAGCAGGTCGTGGAGCAGGCGCGCACCGCGCAGCTCGAGGCGGTGTCCGCGGCCGACGCTGCCGGGAGTGCGGTGGTGCGTCTGCGGGCGGAGCGGGCCCGGTTGGAGTCGGTGACGGTACCGGCGGCGGTGGGGGAGCTGGACTCGCGGCTGCGGTCGGCGCGGGAGGCGGCGGCGCGTGCCGGGTCGGTGCTGGCCGAGGCGGAGGCCGCGGACTCGGCGGCTCGCGCGGCGGTGGCGGCTGCTCCGCCGCGGGGACCGGTGGAGTCGGCGCGGCGCGCGCGGGTCGAGCTGGACGCGGTAGCGGGCGGCCGCCCGGCGCTGGTCGAACGCCGGACGGCCGCGGCGGCAGCGCTGGACGACGCCGAGCGGGACGTCCGCCGGGCGCAGGACGCGCTGGAGCAGGCCCGGTCGGAGCGCGACGCCGAGGCGCGCACCCGCACCGCGGCGGTGCTGCGTCCGCACCTGGTGGCGGGGGAGCCTTGCCCGGTCTGTGCGCAGTCGGTGGCGACGCTGCCGCCGCCGCTCGACGACCAGCACGGCGCGGCCGACGCCGACCGGCGCGTCACCGAAGCCCAGCGCGCCGCCGACGCGGCGGTGGCCGGCCGGAGCGCGTCCACGGACGTGCTTCGGTCCGCCGAGGCCGCGCTGGCCACTGCGGACGAGGCGATCGACCGTCTCCAGACGGTGCTCGCCGACCCGGCCCTCCACGAGACCGTCCGCCGCGGCCCCGCGGCGTCACGCGGCAAGCGCCCGCCGACCCGCCGCAGCCGCGCGGCGGCCCCCGCCGCCGACGGCGACCTCGCGGAGGCCCGCGACGGCGGCGACCGAGCGCCGGCCGCCGCGGCCGCGGGCAACAGCGGCGACCTTCTGGGGCTCGAGGAGATCGACCGGTGGCTCACGGCCCGGGACGCGCTCGACGCCGCCGCCCGCGCCGCCGACGCCGCGCTCATGGCCGCCAGGGCCGCCCGCGCGGACGCCGACCGCGACGCCGCCAAGGTCGACGCCGAGGCGAGCGGCGTTCGCTCCGCACTCCGCGAGGCTCGTGACGCGCTGGCTCCGCTCGGCGCACCGGCCGGCCTGGTCGAGGACGTCGCGGCCGGCTGGGCGGCGCTGGCCGGCTGGGCGGCGTCCGCGGCGGAGGAGCGCAGAAGCCAGCTCACCGACGCGGAAAAGAGCGCCGAGGCAGCCGACGAGCGTCAGGCCGAGGCCGAACACGCGCTGACGGTCGCCGGGGAGCGGCTCACCGCCGCCCGCCGCGCGCACACCGAGGCCGCCCGCGCCGAACAGCGTGCCGCCGCCGAGCTGGCCGCCGCCGACCGCACCGCGCAGACGCTCACCGCCCAGCTGGGCGACGCGCCGGACGCCGCCGCGCTCGCCGCGACGCTGGCCGAGCTCGACGCGCTCGAGCGGGCCGCCCGCGACGCCGACCAGCAGCTGCGGGCCGCTCGGAACGCGCTGACCGCCGCGCAGCGCGCCGAGAAGGCCGCGTACGAGGAGGTCGCGACGACGGTCCGCGGGCTGACCGCGGTCCGCGAGCCGCTCGTGTCGCTCGGCGCTCCGGCGATCCCCTCCGACGACCCGGTGGGTGGCTGGCGGGCGTTCGCCGAGTGGGCAGTCGCGGCGGCGGCCACCCGCACCGAGCAGCTCGCCGCCGCCGACGAGGCGGTCCACGCCGCCGACCGGCTTCTCGCCGGCCGGGAACACGACCTCGCCGAGTCGCTCGACGCGCTCGCGGTGCCGGTTCCGCCCGACAGACCGCTGGCCGAGACCGCCGCGCCCGCGCTCGCCACGACCCTCGCCGAGGCCCGCGCCGCCGAGCGGCGCCTCGCCGAACGGCGCCGGGAAGCTGCCGAGCTGGCCGAGCGGCGGAAAGCGGCGGACGAGGCTCAACACGTGGCCCGGCAGCTCGGCCAGCTGCTCCGGTCCGACGCGTTCCCGCGCTGGCTGGTGGCGTCCGCGCTCGACCTGCTGGTGGCCGAGGCGTCCGCGACGCTGAACGAGCTGTCCGGCGGTCAGTTCGCGCTCACCCACGAGGCCGGTGAGTTCGTCATCGTCGACCACGCCGACGCCGACAGCAGGCGGCCGGTCAAGACGCTCTCCGGTGGCGAGACCTTCCAGGCGAGCCTGGCGCTGGCGCTCGCGCTCTCGGCCCACCTCTCGACAATGGCGGCGTCCGGAGCCGCCCGGCTCGACGCGATCTTCCTCGACGAGGGCTTCGGCACGCTCGACGAGGCGACGCTGGAGGTGGTCGCCGCGACGCTGGAGAACTTGGCGGCCGGTGGCGACCGGATGGTGGGGCTGGTCACGCACGTCGCCGCGCTCGCCGAGCGGGTGCCGGTACGGTTCGAGGTCAGCCGCGATCAGCGCACGTCCGTGGTGACGAAGGTGATGCAATGA
- a CDS encoding exonuclease SbcCD subunit D, whose protein sequence is MKFLHTSDWHVGKVLKGRNRLDEQRAVLREIVTLARTHQVDAVLVAGDLYDSAAPSAEAQELVVRALMALRDTGAEVVAIAGNHDHPRTFDAYRPLMNVAGITMVGSVRTAESGGVVTFTAPHTGEPVRVAVLPFLSQRHAIRAAELVANTPAENSAGYDQLIRDLLTTLTAGFADDAVNLVTAHLTVTGGALGGGERAAQSIFEYHVPAGAFPADAHYVALGHLHRRQTLPAACPVVYSGAPLAVDFGEQDNTPTVCLVEATPSTPARVTDLPLTSARRLRTISGTVAELGEHAAEYADAYLRVIIREPARAGLREEVQAVLPGALEVRIDPEFAAPLQIARPDRTQGKNGPAELFAEFCAERAVVDDRVQALFGRLHDDVTTTTDAPAH, encoded by the coding sequence GTGAAGTTCCTGCACACCTCCGACTGGCATGTGGGCAAGGTCCTCAAGGGCCGTAACCGCCTCGACGAGCAGCGTGCGGTGCTCCGCGAGATCGTCACTCTCGCGCGAACACACCAGGTCGACGCGGTGTTGGTCGCCGGTGACCTCTACGACTCGGCGGCTCCCTCGGCCGAGGCGCAGGAACTCGTCGTCCGGGCGTTGATGGCGCTGCGCGACACCGGCGCCGAGGTCGTCGCGATCGCAGGCAACCACGACCACCCGCGGACGTTCGACGCCTACCGGCCGCTGATGAACGTCGCGGGCATCACGATGGTGGGCAGCGTCCGCACCGCCGAGAGCGGGGGTGTCGTCACGTTCACCGCGCCGCACACCGGGGAGCCGGTCCGGGTCGCGGTGCTGCCGTTCCTGTCCCAGCGGCACGCGATCCGCGCCGCGGAACTCGTCGCGAACACACCCGCCGAGAACAGCGCGGGTTACGACCAGCTGATCCGTGACCTGCTCACGACGCTCACCGCAGGGTTCGCGGACGACGCGGTCAACCTCGTCACCGCACACCTCACGGTCACCGGCGGCGCGCTGGGCGGCGGTGAACGGGCCGCCCAGTCGATCTTCGAGTACCACGTGCCCGCCGGTGCGTTTCCCGCCGACGCCCACTACGTCGCGCTCGGCCACCTGCACCGGCGGCAGACGCTGCCCGCGGCCTGCCCGGTGGTCTACTCCGGCGCTCCGCTGGCGGTCGACTTCGGTGAGCAGGACAACACGCCGACGGTCTGCCTGGTCGAGGCCACACCGTCCACTCCGGCCCGGGTCACCGACCTGCCGCTGACCAGCGCGCGCAGGCTTCGCACGATCTCCGGCACGGTCGCCGAGCTGGGCGAACACGCTGCCGAGTACGCGGACGCCTACCTGCGGGTGATCATCCGCGAACCGGCTCGCGCCGGTCTGCGGGAGGAGGTCCAGGCGGTGCTTCCCGGCGCGCTGGAGGTGCGGATCGACCCGGAGTTCGCGGCCCCGCTGCAGATAGCCCGGCCGGATCGGACCCAGGGAAAGAACGGACCGGCGGAGCTGTTCGCCGAGTTCTGCGCCGAGCGCGCGGTCGTCGACGACCGGGTCCAGGCGCTGTTCGGCCGGTTGCACGACGACGTGACGACGACCACCGACGCGCCGGCGCACTAA